Proteins from a genomic interval of Neodiprion lecontei isolate iyNeoLeco1 chromosome 2, iyNeoLeco1.1, whole genome shotgun sequence:
- the LOC107223705 gene encoding glutaminase kidney isoform, mitochondrial isoform X7 codes for MDDFEVYHYFVENISTTANRLNGARDQDQVRNAEDVLFDMFKNEETGLLPVGKFLAALRSTGLRKNDPRLQELSDNLRKEQLKSGGHEGLSHETQKLDREQFRRIINPNIVLISRAFRHQFIIPDWSGFTKHIEDFYWKCKTNTEGKVASYIPQLARMNPEYWGVSVCTIDGQRFSIGDTSLPFTLQSCSKPLTYAIALERLGQETVHQYVGQEPSGRNFNELVLDYNKKPHNPMINAGAILVCSLLKTLIKPEMTLAEKFDFTMNYFKRLAGGESLSFNNAVFLSEREAADRNYALGFYMREHKCYPDKTNLREIMDFYFQCCAMEANCESMSVMAATLANGGICPITEEKVLKPDSVRDVLSLMHSCGMYDYSGQFAFKVGIPAKSGVSGSLLVVIPNVMGICTWSPPLDPLGNSCRGVQFCEELVTEFNFHSTYYDHRYDNLKHATNKKDPRRHKYETKGLSIVNLLFSAASGDVTAMRRHRLSGMDMTLSDYDGRTALHLAASEGHLDCVEFLIEQCGVPHDPKDRWGNLPINEAQTFGHQQVVEYLRNYAAAHMKDTPNDATGASSDTESDATSTKEPDTSPLP; via the exons ATGGACGATTTTGAGGTTTATCATTACTTCGTGGAAAACATTTCGACAACTGCCAATCGCCTAAATGG CGCCCGAGATCAGGACCAAGTTCGAAATGCCGAGGACGTTTTGTTCGACATGTTCAAAAATGAAGAGACGGGGCTTTTACCGGTTGGGAAATTCCTGGCT GCACTCAGAAGCACgggattgagaaaaaatgatcCGAGACTTCAGGAACTCTCAGATAATCTCAGAAAGGAACAGCTCAAGTCTGGAGGACACGAAGGACTTTCTCACGAAACTCAGAAACTCGACAGAGAACAATTTAGAAG GATAATAAATCCGAATATCGTCCTGATATCGCGTGCTTTCCGGCATCAGTTCATAATACCGGATTGGTCCGGCTTCACGAAGCACATCGAGGACTTTTACTGGAAATGCAAAACCAACACCGAGGGCAAAGTGGCGTCGTACATCCCTCAGCTGGCGAGGATGAATCCCGAGTATTGGGGCGTCTCAGTCTGCACGATAGATGGACAGCGATTCAGCATCGGTGACACCTCCCTTCCTTTCACCCTGCAAAGTTGCAGCAAACCTCTGACCTACGCGATCGCTCTCGAAAGACTCGGACAAGAAACCGTCCATCAATATGTGGGCCAGGAACCCTCGGGAAGGAACTTCAACGAACTGGTTCTTGATTACAACA aaaaaccGCACAATCCAATGATAAACGCGGGGGCGATTCTTGTTTGTTCGCTGCTGAAGACGTTGATCAAACCGGAAATGACACTGGCGGAGAAATTTGACTTCacgatgaattatttcaagagATTAGCCGGTGGTGAGAGCCTGAGTTTTAACAATGCTGTATTTTTGTCGGAACGCGAAGCCGCGGACAGAAATTACGCCCTCGGATTTTACATGAGAGAGCACAAATGCTACCCGGACAAAACGAATCTACGTGAAATCATGGACTTCTATTTCCAG TGCTGCGCTATGGAGGCGAACTGCGAGTCCATGTCGGTTATGGCGGCGACTCTTGCAAACGGTGGCATCTGTCCGATCACCGAGGAGAAGGTTTTGAAGCCCGACAGTGTCCGGGACGTCCTCAGCCTGATGCATAGTTGCGGGATGTACGATTACAGCGGACAGTTTGCCTTCAAG GTTGGAATACCGGCGAAATCCGGAGTCTCTGGAAGTCTTCTGGTTGTCATACCAAACGTAATGGGTATCTGCACGTGGTCCCCACCTTTGGATCCTTTGGGAAATTCTTGCCGAGGTGTTCAGTTCTGTGAGGAACTTGTTACCGAGTTCAATTTCCACAG CACCTACTATGATCATAGGTACGACAATCTAAAACATGCAACGAACAAAAAGGACCCGAGAAGACACAAGTACGAGACGAAGGGATTGTCCATCGTCAATTTACTATTCAGCGCTGCCAGCGGCGACGTAACGGCTATGCGAag GCATCGTTTGAGCGGCATGGATATGACACTGTCGGATTACGATGGCCGGACTGCTTTGCATCTAGCAGCCAGCGAAGGGCATTTGGACTGCGTAGAATTTCTCATCGAACAATGCGGCGTTCCTCATGATCCCAAAGACAG ATGGGGAAATTTGCCTATAAACGAGGCACAGACGTTTGGCCATCAACAGGTAGTCGAATATCTTAGAAACTACGCGGCAGCGCATATGAAAGACACGCCGAACGATGCGACAGGAGCTTCGAGTGACACGGAAAGCGACGCGACTTCCACGAAGGAACCGGATACAAGTCCATTGCCGTGA
- the LOC107223705 gene encoding glutaminase kidney isoform, mitochondrial isoform X5 gives MDDFEVYHYFVENISTTANRLNGEYSFIHDSHYMYARDQDQVRNAEDVLFDMFKNEETGLLPVGKFLAALRSTGLRKNDPRLQELSDNLRKEQLKSGGHEGLSHETQKLDREQFRRIINPNIVLISRAFRHQFIIPDWSGFTKHIEDFYWKCKTNTEGKVASYIPQLARMNPEYWGVSVCTIDGQRFSIGDTSLPFTLQSCSKPLTYAIALERLGQETVHQYVGQEPSGRNFNELVLDYNKKPHNPMINAGAILVCSLLKTLIKPEMTLAEKFDFTMNYFKRLAGGESLSFNNAVFLSEREAADRNYALGFYMREHKCYPDKTNLREIMDFYFQCCAMEANCESMSVMAATLANGGICPITEEKVLKPDSVRDVLSLMHSCGMYDYSGQFAFKVGIPAKSGVSGSLLVVIPNVMGICTWSPPLDPLGNSCRGVQFCEELVTEFNFHSTYYDHRYDNLKHATNKKDPRRHKYETKGLSIVNLLFSAASGDVTAMRRHRLSGMDMTLSDYDGRTALHLAASEGHLDCVEFLIEQCGVPHDPKDRWGNLPINEAQTFGHQQVVEYLRNYAAAHMKDTPNDATGASSDTESDATSTKEPDTSPLP, from the exons ATGGACGATTTTGAGGTTTATCATTACTTCGTGGAAAACATTTCGACAACTGCCAATCGCCTAAATGG CGAGTACAGCTTTATTCATGACAGCCATTACATGTA CGCCCGAGATCAGGACCAAGTTCGAAATGCCGAGGACGTTTTGTTCGACATGTTCAAAAATGAAGAGACGGGGCTTTTACCGGTTGGGAAATTCCTGGCT GCACTCAGAAGCACgggattgagaaaaaatgatcCGAGACTTCAGGAACTCTCAGATAATCTCAGAAAGGAACAGCTCAAGTCTGGAGGACACGAAGGACTTTCTCACGAAACTCAGAAACTCGACAGAGAACAATTTAGAAG GATAATAAATCCGAATATCGTCCTGATATCGCGTGCTTTCCGGCATCAGTTCATAATACCGGATTGGTCCGGCTTCACGAAGCACATCGAGGACTTTTACTGGAAATGCAAAACCAACACCGAGGGCAAAGTGGCGTCGTACATCCCTCAGCTGGCGAGGATGAATCCCGAGTATTGGGGCGTCTCAGTCTGCACGATAGATGGACAGCGATTCAGCATCGGTGACACCTCCCTTCCTTTCACCCTGCAAAGTTGCAGCAAACCTCTGACCTACGCGATCGCTCTCGAAAGACTCGGACAAGAAACCGTCCATCAATATGTGGGCCAGGAACCCTCGGGAAGGAACTTCAACGAACTGGTTCTTGATTACAACA aaaaaccGCACAATCCAATGATAAACGCGGGGGCGATTCTTGTTTGTTCGCTGCTGAAGACGTTGATCAAACCGGAAATGACACTGGCGGAGAAATTTGACTTCacgatgaattatttcaagagATTAGCCGGTGGTGAGAGCCTGAGTTTTAACAATGCTGTATTTTTGTCGGAACGCGAAGCCGCGGACAGAAATTACGCCCTCGGATTTTACATGAGAGAGCACAAATGCTACCCGGACAAAACGAATCTACGTGAAATCATGGACTTCTATTTCCAG TGCTGCGCTATGGAGGCGAACTGCGAGTCCATGTCGGTTATGGCGGCGACTCTTGCAAACGGTGGCATCTGTCCGATCACCGAGGAGAAGGTTTTGAAGCCCGACAGTGTCCGGGACGTCCTCAGCCTGATGCATAGTTGCGGGATGTACGATTACAGCGGACAGTTTGCCTTCAAG GTTGGAATACCGGCGAAATCCGGAGTCTCTGGAAGTCTTCTGGTTGTCATACCAAACGTAATGGGTATCTGCACGTGGTCCCCACCTTTGGATCCTTTGGGAAATTCTTGCCGAGGTGTTCAGTTCTGTGAGGAACTTGTTACCGAGTTCAATTTCCACAG CACCTACTATGATCATAGGTACGACAATCTAAAACATGCAACGAACAAAAAGGACCCGAGAAGACACAAGTACGAGACGAAGGGATTGTCCATCGTCAATTTACTATTCAGCGCTGCCAGCGGCGACGTAACGGCTATGCGAag GCATCGTTTGAGCGGCATGGATATGACACTGTCGGATTACGATGGCCGGACTGCTTTGCATCTAGCAGCCAGCGAAGGGCATTTGGACTGCGTAGAATTTCTCATCGAACAATGCGGCGTTCCTCATGATCCCAAAGACAG ATGGGGAAATTTGCCTATAAACGAGGCACAGACGTTTGGCCATCAACAGGTAGTCGAATATCTTAGAAACTACGCGGCAGCGCATATGAAAGACACGCCGAACGATGCGACAGGAGCTTCGAGTGACACGGAAAGCGACGCGACTTCCACGAAGGAACCGGATACAAGTCCATTGCCGTGA
- the LOC107223705 gene encoding glutaminase liver isoform, mitochondrial isoform X2, with translation MYRDMVKVYRVTVKLTENISSRNLHTHKHLAAIAGSKMKMRKTSYIDAAFGSTSDMQRSNIREYSFIHDSHYMYARDQDQVRNAEDVLFDMFKNEETGLLPVGKFLAALRSTGLRKNDPRLQELSDNLRKEQLKSGGHEGLSHETQKLDREQFRRIINPNIVLISRAFRHQFIIPDWSGFTKHIEDFYWKCKTNTEGKVASYIPQLARMNPEYWGVSVCTIDGQRFSIGDTSLPFTLQSCSKPLTYAIALERLGQETVHQYVGQEPSGRNFNELVLDYNKKPHNPMINAGAILVCSLLKTLIKPEMTLAEKFDFTMNYFKRLAGGESLSFNNAVFLSEREAADRNYALGFYMREHKCYPDKTNLREIMDFYFQCCAMEANCESMSVMAATLANGGICPITEEKVLKPDSVRDVLSLMHSCGMYDYSGQFAFKVGIPAKSGVSGSLLVVIPNVMGICTWSPPLDPLGNSCRGVQFCEELVTEFNFHRYDNLKHATNKKDPRRHKYETKGLSIVNLLFSAASGDVTAMRRHRLSGMDMTLSDYDGRTALHLAASEGHLDCVEFLIEQCGVPHDPKDRWGNLPINEAQTFGHQQVVEYLRNYAAAHMKDTPNDATGASSDTESDATSTKEPDTSPLP, from the exons atgtaCAGGGATATGGTGAAAGTTTATCGGGTTACGGTCAAGTTGACCGAAAATATTTCCTCGAGAAATTTGCACACGCATAAG CATCTGGCTGCGATAGCGGGaagcaaaatgaaaatgagaaagacAAGTTACATAGACGCAGCTTTTGGAAGTACCAGCGATATGCAGCGGTCAAATAtacg CGAGTACAGCTTTATTCATGACAGCCATTACATGTA CGCCCGAGATCAGGACCAAGTTCGAAATGCCGAGGACGTTTTGTTCGACATGTTCAAAAATGAAGAGACGGGGCTTTTACCGGTTGGGAAATTCCTGGCT GCACTCAGAAGCACgggattgagaaaaaatgatcCGAGACTTCAGGAACTCTCAGATAATCTCAGAAAGGAACAGCTCAAGTCTGGAGGACACGAAGGACTTTCTCACGAAACTCAGAAACTCGACAGAGAACAATTTAGAAG GATAATAAATCCGAATATCGTCCTGATATCGCGTGCTTTCCGGCATCAGTTCATAATACCGGATTGGTCCGGCTTCACGAAGCACATCGAGGACTTTTACTGGAAATGCAAAACCAACACCGAGGGCAAAGTGGCGTCGTACATCCCTCAGCTGGCGAGGATGAATCCCGAGTATTGGGGCGTCTCAGTCTGCACGATAGATGGACAGCGATTCAGCATCGGTGACACCTCCCTTCCTTTCACCCTGCAAAGTTGCAGCAAACCTCTGACCTACGCGATCGCTCTCGAAAGACTCGGACAAGAAACCGTCCATCAATATGTGGGCCAGGAACCCTCGGGAAGGAACTTCAACGAACTGGTTCTTGATTACAACA aaaaaccGCACAATCCAATGATAAACGCGGGGGCGATTCTTGTTTGTTCGCTGCTGAAGACGTTGATCAAACCGGAAATGACACTGGCGGAGAAATTTGACTTCacgatgaattatttcaagagATTAGCCGGTGGTGAGAGCCTGAGTTTTAACAATGCTGTATTTTTGTCGGAACGCGAAGCCGCGGACAGAAATTACGCCCTCGGATTTTACATGAGAGAGCACAAATGCTACCCGGACAAAACGAATCTACGTGAAATCATGGACTTCTATTTCCAG TGCTGCGCTATGGAGGCGAACTGCGAGTCCATGTCGGTTATGGCGGCGACTCTTGCAAACGGTGGCATCTGTCCGATCACCGAGGAGAAGGTTTTGAAGCCCGACAGTGTCCGGGACGTCCTCAGCCTGATGCATAGTTGCGGGATGTACGATTACAGCGGACAGTTTGCCTTCAAG GTTGGAATACCGGCGAAATCCGGAGTCTCTGGAAGTCTTCTGGTTGTCATACCAAACGTAATGGGTATCTGCACGTGGTCCCCACCTTTGGATCCTTTGGGAAATTCTTGCCGAGGTGTTCAGTTCTGTGAGGAACTTGTTACCGAGTTCAATTTCCACAG GTACGACAATCTAAAACATGCAACGAACAAAAAGGACCCGAGAAGACACAAGTACGAGACGAAGGGATTGTCCATCGTCAATTTACTATTCAGCGCTGCCAGCGGCGACGTAACGGCTATGCGAag GCATCGTTTGAGCGGCATGGATATGACACTGTCGGATTACGATGGCCGGACTGCTTTGCATCTAGCAGCCAGCGAAGGGCATTTGGACTGCGTAGAATTTCTCATCGAACAATGCGGCGTTCCTCATGATCCCAAAGACAG ATGGGGAAATTTGCCTATAAACGAGGCACAGACGTTTGGCCATCAACAGGTAGTCGAATATCTTAGAAACTACGCGGCAGCGCATATGAAAGACACGCCGAACGATGCGACAGGAGCTTCGAGTGACACGGAAAGCGACGCGACTTCCACGAAGGAACCGGATACAAGTCCATTGCCGTGA
- the LOC107223705 gene encoding glutaminase kidney isoform, mitochondrial isoform X6, producing the protein MSDGMKDVKISNGARSDRFVKLLARFLSARDQDQVRNAEDVLFDMFKNEETGLLPVGKFLAALRSTGLRKNDPRLQELSDNLRKEQLKSGGHEGLSHETQKLDREQFRRIINPNIVLISRAFRHQFIIPDWSGFTKHIEDFYWKCKTNTEGKVASYIPQLARMNPEYWGVSVCTIDGQRFSIGDTSLPFTLQSCSKPLTYAIALERLGQETVHQYVGQEPSGRNFNELVLDYNKKPHNPMINAGAILVCSLLKTLIKPEMTLAEKFDFTMNYFKRLAGGESLSFNNAVFLSEREAADRNYALGFYMREHKCYPDKTNLREIMDFYFQCCAMEANCESMSVMAATLANGGICPITEEKVLKPDSVRDVLSLMHSCGMYDYSGQFAFKVGIPAKSGVSGSLLVVIPNVMGICTWSPPLDPLGNSCRGVQFCEELVTEFNFHSTYYDHRYDNLKHATNKKDPRRHKYETKGLSIVNLLFSAASGDVTAMRRHRLSGMDMTLSDYDGRTALHLAASEGHLDCVEFLIEQCGVPHDPKDRWGNLPINEAQTFGHQQVVEYLRNYAAAHMKDTPNDATGASSDTESDATSTKEPDTSPLP; encoded by the exons ATGTCCGACGGTATGAAAGACGTGAAAATTTCTAACGGTGCTCGATCGGACAGATTCGTGAAGCTTCTGGCGAGGTTTCttag CGCCCGAGATCAGGACCAAGTTCGAAATGCCGAGGACGTTTTGTTCGACATGTTCAAAAATGAAGAGACGGGGCTTTTACCGGTTGGGAAATTCCTGGCT GCACTCAGAAGCACgggattgagaaaaaatgatcCGAGACTTCAGGAACTCTCAGATAATCTCAGAAAGGAACAGCTCAAGTCTGGAGGACACGAAGGACTTTCTCACGAAACTCAGAAACTCGACAGAGAACAATTTAGAAG GATAATAAATCCGAATATCGTCCTGATATCGCGTGCTTTCCGGCATCAGTTCATAATACCGGATTGGTCCGGCTTCACGAAGCACATCGAGGACTTTTACTGGAAATGCAAAACCAACACCGAGGGCAAAGTGGCGTCGTACATCCCTCAGCTGGCGAGGATGAATCCCGAGTATTGGGGCGTCTCAGTCTGCACGATAGATGGACAGCGATTCAGCATCGGTGACACCTCCCTTCCTTTCACCCTGCAAAGTTGCAGCAAACCTCTGACCTACGCGATCGCTCTCGAAAGACTCGGACAAGAAACCGTCCATCAATATGTGGGCCAGGAACCCTCGGGAAGGAACTTCAACGAACTGGTTCTTGATTACAACA aaaaaccGCACAATCCAATGATAAACGCGGGGGCGATTCTTGTTTGTTCGCTGCTGAAGACGTTGATCAAACCGGAAATGACACTGGCGGAGAAATTTGACTTCacgatgaattatttcaagagATTAGCCGGTGGTGAGAGCCTGAGTTTTAACAATGCTGTATTTTTGTCGGAACGCGAAGCCGCGGACAGAAATTACGCCCTCGGATTTTACATGAGAGAGCACAAATGCTACCCGGACAAAACGAATCTACGTGAAATCATGGACTTCTATTTCCAG TGCTGCGCTATGGAGGCGAACTGCGAGTCCATGTCGGTTATGGCGGCGACTCTTGCAAACGGTGGCATCTGTCCGATCACCGAGGAGAAGGTTTTGAAGCCCGACAGTGTCCGGGACGTCCTCAGCCTGATGCATAGTTGCGGGATGTACGATTACAGCGGACAGTTTGCCTTCAAG GTTGGAATACCGGCGAAATCCGGAGTCTCTGGAAGTCTTCTGGTTGTCATACCAAACGTAATGGGTATCTGCACGTGGTCCCCACCTTTGGATCCTTTGGGAAATTCTTGCCGAGGTGTTCAGTTCTGTGAGGAACTTGTTACCGAGTTCAATTTCCACAG CACCTACTATGATCATAGGTACGACAATCTAAAACATGCAACGAACAAAAAGGACCCGAGAAGACACAAGTACGAGACGAAGGGATTGTCCATCGTCAATTTACTATTCAGCGCTGCCAGCGGCGACGTAACGGCTATGCGAag GCATCGTTTGAGCGGCATGGATATGACACTGTCGGATTACGATGGCCGGACTGCTTTGCATCTAGCAGCCAGCGAAGGGCATTTGGACTGCGTAGAATTTCTCATCGAACAATGCGGCGTTCCTCATGATCCCAAAGACAG ATGGGGAAATTTGCCTATAAACGAGGCACAGACGTTTGGCCATCAACAGGTAGTCGAATATCTTAGAAACTACGCGGCAGCGCATATGAAAGACACGCCGAACGATGCGACAGGAGCTTCGAGTGACACGGAAAGCGACGCGACTTCCACGAAGGAACCGGATACAAGTCCATTGCCGTGA
- the LOC107223705 gene encoding glutaminase kidney isoform, mitochondrial isoform X8, whose amino-acid sequence MSDGMKDVKISNGARSDRFVKLLARFLSARDQDQVRNAEDVLFDMFKNEETGLLPVGKFLAALRSTGLRKNDPRLQELSDNLRKEQLKSGGHEGLSHETQKLDREQFRRIINPNIVLISRAFRHQFIIPDWSGFTKHIEDFYWKCKTNTEGKVASYIPQLARMNPEYWGVSVCTIDGQRFSIGDTSLPFTLQSCSKPLTYAIALERLGQETVHQYVGQEPSGRNFNELVLDYNKKPHNPMINAGAILVCSLLKTLIKPEMTLAEKFDFTMNYFKRLAGGESLSFNNAVFLSEREAADRNYALGFYMREHKCYPDKTNLREIMDFYFQCCAMEANCESMSVMAATLANGGICPITEEKVLKPDSVRDVLSLMHSCGMYDYSGQFAFKVGIPAKSGVSGSLLVVIPNVMGICTWSPPLDPLGNSCRGVQFCEELVTEFNFHRYDNLKHATNKKDPRRHKYETKGLSIVNLLFSAASGDVTAMRRHRLSGMDMTLSDYDGRTALHLAASEGHLDCVEFLIEQCGVPHDPKDRWGNLPINEAQTFGHQQVVEYLRNYAAAHMKDTPNDATGASSDTESDATSTKEPDTSPLP is encoded by the exons ATGTCCGACGGTATGAAAGACGTGAAAATTTCTAACGGTGCTCGATCGGACAGATTCGTGAAGCTTCTGGCGAGGTTTCttag CGCCCGAGATCAGGACCAAGTTCGAAATGCCGAGGACGTTTTGTTCGACATGTTCAAAAATGAAGAGACGGGGCTTTTACCGGTTGGGAAATTCCTGGCT GCACTCAGAAGCACgggattgagaaaaaatgatcCGAGACTTCAGGAACTCTCAGATAATCTCAGAAAGGAACAGCTCAAGTCTGGAGGACACGAAGGACTTTCTCACGAAACTCAGAAACTCGACAGAGAACAATTTAGAAG GATAATAAATCCGAATATCGTCCTGATATCGCGTGCTTTCCGGCATCAGTTCATAATACCGGATTGGTCCGGCTTCACGAAGCACATCGAGGACTTTTACTGGAAATGCAAAACCAACACCGAGGGCAAAGTGGCGTCGTACATCCCTCAGCTGGCGAGGATGAATCCCGAGTATTGGGGCGTCTCAGTCTGCACGATAGATGGACAGCGATTCAGCATCGGTGACACCTCCCTTCCTTTCACCCTGCAAAGTTGCAGCAAACCTCTGACCTACGCGATCGCTCTCGAAAGACTCGGACAAGAAACCGTCCATCAATATGTGGGCCAGGAACCCTCGGGAAGGAACTTCAACGAACTGGTTCTTGATTACAACA aaaaaccGCACAATCCAATGATAAACGCGGGGGCGATTCTTGTTTGTTCGCTGCTGAAGACGTTGATCAAACCGGAAATGACACTGGCGGAGAAATTTGACTTCacgatgaattatttcaagagATTAGCCGGTGGTGAGAGCCTGAGTTTTAACAATGCTGTATTTTTGTCGGAACGCGAAGCCGCGGACAGAAATTACGCCCTCGGATTTTACATGAGAGAGCACAAATGCTACCCGGACAAAACGAATCTACGTGAAATCATGGACTTCTATTTCCAG TGCTGCGCTATGGAGGCGAACTGCGAGTCCATGTCGGTTATGGCGGCGACTCTTGCAAACGGTGGCATCTGTCCGATCACCGAGGAGAAGGTTTTGAAGCCCGACAGTGTCCGGGACGTCCTCAGCCTGATGCATAGTTGCGGGATGTACGATTACAGCGGACAGTTTGCCTTCAAG GTTGGAATACCGGCGAAATCCGGAGTCTCTGGAAGTCTTCTGGTTGTCATACCAAACGTAATGGGTATCTGCACGTGGTCCCCACCTTTGGATCCTTTGGGAAATTCTTGCCGAGGTGTTCAGTTCTGTGAGGAACTTGTTACCGAGTTCAATTTCCACAG GTACGACAATCTAAAACATGCAACGAACAAAAAGGACCCGAGAAGACACAAGTACGAGACGAAGGGATTGTCCATCGTCAATTTACTATTCAGCGCTGCCAGCGGCGACGTAACGGCTATGCGAag GCATCGTTTGAGCGGCATGGATATGACACTGTCGGATTACGATGGCCGGACTGCTTTGCATCTAGCAGCCAGCGAAGGGCATTTGGACTGCGTAGAATTTCTCATCGAACAATGCGGCGTTCCTCATGATCCCAAAGACAG ATGGGGAAATTTGCCTATAAACGAGGCACAGACGTTTGGCCATCAACAGGTAGTCGAATATCTTAGAAACTACGCGGCAGCGCATATGAAAGACACGCCGAACGATGCGACAGGAGCTTCGAGTGACACGGAAAGCGACGCGACTTCCACGAAGGAACCGGATACAAGTCCATTGCCGTGA